The genomic window CCCGCATGTATTACGACAGTGACGCTAACCTGGATTTACTCAACGGCAAGACCGTAGCCATCATTGGCTATGGTTCCCAGGGACACGCCCATGCCCTCAACCTCAAGGATAGTGGTGTAAACGTCATCGTGGGGCTGTATGAGGGCAGTCGCTCTATCGCAAAAGCAGAATCAGAAGGGCTCACAGTTAAGCCGGTGGCCGATGCCGCCAAGTTAGCTGACTGGATTATGATTTTGCTGCCAGACGAAGTGCAAAAGCATATCTATAAAGAGGCGATCGCTCCCAATTTAGAAGCGGGTAATGTGCTCTTTTTCGCCCACGGATTCAACATTAATTTTGGGCAGATCGTGCCTCCGGCTGATATCGACGTGGCCATGGTAGCGCCTAAAGGGCCAGGGCACTTAGTCCGTCGCACCTACACCGAAGGGCAGGGAGTTCCCTGTTTGTTTGCGGTCTATCAAGATGCAACCGGGCAAGCCCGCGATCGGGCCATGGCCTACGCCAAGGGCATTGGTGGCACCCGTGCAGGTATCCTCGAAACCACCTTCCGAGAAGAGACCGAAACCGACCTGTTTGGGGAACAGGTGGTGCTGTGTGGCGGCCTGAGCGAACTGATCAAATCTGGCTTTGAAACCCTGGTAAACGCAGGCTACCAGCCAGAACTGGCTTACTTTGAGTGCCTGCACGAGGTGAAGCTCATCGTAGATCTCGTTGTCGAAGGCGGCCTGGCCACTATGCGCGATAGTATCTCCAATACGGCTGAGTATGGCGACTACACCCGTGGCCCCCGCATCATCACCGATGAAACCCGTGCCGAGATGAAGAAAATCCTCAATGAGATTCAGACCGGCCAGTTTGCCCGTGAATTTGTCCTAGAAAATCAGTCGGGGAATGCAGGCTTTACCGCCATGCGCCGCCGCGAAGCTGAGCACCCCATCGAAGAAGTGGGTAAGGATTTGCGCGCGATGTTTAGCTGGCTGAAGAAGGTATAGCAAAAGGCAGAAATCAGAACCTTGCTGCATAAGGATTCCAGGAAATCCGATTATCCTGGCTAGCACTTCAGGTGCAACATAATGCCAGTTCTCGTTTCTAAAGCTACAGATCAGACCCCTCCCAGCCTCCCCTTGGCAAGGGGAGGTGCCGCAGGCGGTGGGCGATGTGTAAGCGCTGATTTGGAGAATTGGTATAACCCCTCGGGAGCAACGCTCAAGCAAGACTCCGTCAAACATGAAAGGCTAGACGCAACCGATCTCGTCTAGCCTTTTCAAGTAAATTAGCGGGGCGAATGCTCAGCCATAAAACGGTCGCGATCGCGATTTACCGTTTTGCCAGCTTCTTAGAAATCTTCCGGAGGCGGATAGATTCGGGTGTAACTTCCACCATTTCATCAGAGCTGATATATTCCAACGCTCGTTCCAGGCTCATGTCAATCGGGGTTTGAAGCTGCACCAGCTCGTCCCCTGTGGCAGAACGATGGTTAGTCAGCTGCTTTGTCTTACAGACATTGAGTTCTAAGTCTTGGGGCCGGTTATTTTCGCCAATGATCATGCCCTTGTAGACCTTAGTCCCCGGCGTGATGAAGAACACCCCGCGGTCTTCCGCATTTTTTAGGGCATAGAAAGTTGCTGTCCCTTCTTCAAAGGCAACGAGCACTCCGTTGCGGCGGGTTTCGACTTCACCGGTCATCTGTCGGTACTCTAAGAAGCTATGGTTCATCAACCCTTCGCCTCGGGTCAGACGCATGAACTCGCCCCGGAAACCAATCAGGCCACGGGCTGGGATCACAAACTCTAGGGTAGAGCGCCCATTGCCAGTGATGCGCATATCCTGCATTTCACCCCGGCGTTGCCCCAAGCGTTCCATACAACCGCCTACGCCGTCTTCGGGCACATCCAGAACCAGCAGCTCATAAGGTTCGCAAGGCTGACCGCTAATTTCTCGGAAAATCACTTGAGGTTGGGAAACCTGGAACTCGTAGCCTTCACGACGCATATTTTCAATCAAGATGCCCAGGTGCAATTCACCCCGGCCAGAAACCGAGAAGCGATCAGGGGAGTCCGTCTCAGTGACCCTAAGAGCCACATTGGTTTCCAGCTCACGCATCAGACGATCGCGTAGCTGGCGAGAGGTCACAAACTTTCCTTCTTTGCCTGCAAACGGAGAGTCATTGACGGCAAAGGTCATCCCCAGGGTAGGCTCATCCACGCTAATAAGGGGGAGGGCTTCTGGATTTTCAGGGCAGGCGATGGTTTCACCAATGTTGGCGTCAGAGAACCCAGCGATCGCCACAATCTGACCTGCGCTGGCCTGTTCAATTTCGATCCGCTGTAATCCTTCAAAACCTAAAAGCTTGCTGATTTTGGACTTCACCGCTTGTCCCTCGCGGTTAATCAGCACAGCCTGCTGCCCCAGGTGAATTGTGCCGTTGTGTACTTTACCAATTACGATACGGCCCAGATATTCTGAATAGTCCAGCGTAGTGACCTGTAGTTGGAGGGGTTTTTCAGGATCCCCAATAGGCGGGGGAACGTGATCCAAAACCGCTTCAAAGAGGGGCTGCATGTCTTTGCCCTCGTCATCCAACTCCTTCTTGGCAAACCCGGATAGCCCCGATGCATAGAGATAGGGGAATTCACACTGATCGTCATCTGCCCCTAGTTCAAGGAATAAATCCAGGACTTTATCAATGGCGTTGTGGGGATCAGCCTGGGGACGGTCGATCTTATTGAGCACCACGATGGGGCGCAGCCCTTTTTCCAGGGCCTTTTTCAGCACAAAGCGAGTCTGGGGCATGGGGCCTTCATTGGCATCCACAATCAGGATACAGCCGTCGACCATACCCAATACGCGCTCGACCTCACCTCCAAAGTCGGCGTGTCCGGGCGTGTCGACAATGTTAATCAGCGTATCTTTATACCGAACAGCCGTATTTTTAGACAAAATTGTGATGCCACGCTCTCGCTCCAGGTCATTCGAGTCCATCACACAGTCTGGAACTGCTTCCCCTTCACGGAAAATGCCGGACTGCATGAGGAGGGCGTCTACCAGCGTGGTCTTGCCGTGATCAACGTGAGCAATGATGGCAACGTTGCGAATAGGGAGAGTCATGGGTTCCTAGAAAACTTGTGTATGGAAAGAAAGGGCGATCGCAGAGCCTGTCGCTGTAAAACTCAGCAACAAATAATCTTAACAATTGTAACTTACCTAACTGTTCTCACTGGGAATTTATCAACATGCGAATATTCTTTGCTGATATGTATTTAAGCCCGATTTCTGAACCGCCCCCTCGCTCTAAAGTAGAAACAATTATCGGCTGGCGCGAGTGGCTATCGCTGCCCGATCTGAATGTTGCCCAGATCAAAGCAAAAGTCGATACCGGAGCACGCTCCTCTGCTTTACATGCCTTCGACATCGAATACTTTAATCAGGATGATTGCTCAATGGTGCACTTCAAGATGCATCCGCTTCAACGCAATACAAGTTTCACGGTCGAGGCCACAGCAGCTGTTTTAGGTAAACGTCCTGTGCGCAATTCTGGGGGGCAAACTCAAGATCGCCCTGTCATTAGAACTCTGGTTTGTCTAGGAGGGCAGCAATGGCCCATTGAATTGACATTGACCAACCGCGATGTCATGGGGTTTCGGATGCTGCTGGGGCGAGAAGCTATCCGTCATCGCTTTTTGGTTGACTCGGGAGACTCTTACTTTTTAAGCCCGTCTGACCCGTTCGCCCGCCGCAATGCTGCCATTGATTTGCCGAATTTGTCATGAGGATTGTTATTCTGTCGCGCGACAGTACGCTCTACTCCACACGCCGACTCCACGAAGCGGGTGACAAACGAGGGCACGAAACGCGGGTGATCGACCCGATGCGCTGCTACATCGACATCACCTCCCGTCGCCCCAAAGTCCTCTATCAGGGCAAACCTTTAGAAGACGTGGACGCCATCATTCCTCGAATCGGGGCATCTAACACCTTCTACGGCACGGCAGTCGTGCGCCAGTTTGAAATCATGGGGGTGTTTACCGCCAATGAATCCCAGGCGATTTCGCGATCGCGCGACAAACTTCGCAGCCTACAGGTTTTGGCACGTCAGGGGGTAGGCCTGCCGGTGACGGGGTTTGCGCATTCAACCCAAGATATTGACGGGTTAATCGAGTTAGTGGGGGGTGCACCCTTAGTAATCAAATTACTAGAAGGCACTCAGGGTATCGGCGTTGTACTGGCAGAAACGTATCAGGCTGCCAAATCAGTGATTGAAGCCTTTCGAGGCTTAGATGCCAATATTTTGGTGCAGGAATATATTCAGGAGGCCGGGGGTGCCGATATCCGGTGTTTTATTGTCGGGAGCAAGGTCATTGCAGCCATGAAGCGCCAGGGAGCACCAGGAGAATTTCGGTCGAACTTGCACCGAGGTGGTTCTGCCATTCGAGTCAAGCTAACCCCTGAGGAGCGCAGCACCGCTGTTCGGGCAGCCAAAGCCATGGGCCTGCGGATAGCAGGGGTAGACTTGCTACGCTCTAATCATGGCCCAGTGGTCATGGAGGTTAATTCTTCCCCTGGGTTAGAGGGCATTGAAACAGCCACGGGGATAGATATTGCAGGAAAAATTATTGGATATGTTGAGCAACGTGCAGGGGCAGATGAGACCCACGATCGCATCCAATATTAACCTCCAGCTATTAAGCCCACCTTGATCCCATCTACACGCACACATCAGGTTAAAGACCCATCGCCTTAACCAGGGCATCCAGATTGGCAGGAATCCCTGTTTTCACCTCGCTCTGACAGTGATCAATGGCGCATGTGGGGTCTTTGAGGCCATTCCCAGTCAAGACACACACCACCGTCGCCCCCTCGGGGACTTGATCCTTGACTTTGAGAAGCCCTGCCACCGAGGCAGCACTGGCTGGTTCACAGAAGATCCCTTCTTCTCGAGCCAGCAGACGGTAGGCAGCCAAAATCTCGTCGTCACTGACGGCGTTAAATTCACCTTGGCTAGCTTCCTGCACCGCGATCGCCTGCTTCCAGCTCGCTGGATTACCAATTCGAATCGCAGTTGCCAGCGTTTCTGGGGTGGCGACCGGCTGACCATGCACCAAGGGAGAAGCCCCAGCCGCTTGGAATCCCATCATACGGGGCAGCTGCCTGCAGCGGTTTTGTTGATGATATTCGCAAAAACCCATCCAGTAAGCCGTGATATTTCCAGCGTTGCCCACCGGAATGCAGAGCCAATCCGGCGCATCACCTAAGGCATCCACCAGCTCAAAGGCTGCGGTCTTCTGTCCCTCTAAACGAAAGGGATTAACTGAATTCACCAGGGCTACGGGCTGGCTAGCTGCCAGCTGCCGCACCATCACTAAAGCATCGTCGAAGTTGCCTTGGATGGCCAATACCTCAGCGCCATATAACAGAGCCTGAGCCAATTTCCCCAGGGCAATGTATCCATCCGGCACCACTACATAGGCCCGCATCCCCCCCTTGGCCGCATAAGCTGCTGCCGCCGCAGACGTATTGCCCGTGCTGGCACAAATTACGGCTTCTGATCCGGCCTCCTTAGCTTTCGAAACGGCCATCGTCATGCCCCGATCCTTAAAGCTTCCGGTCGGGTTGAGCCCATCGTACTTAACGTAGACCTGCACCTGGCGACCGATGCGGGCAGCAATCGCTGGTGCCGGAATTAGGGGGGTATTTCCTTCGTTAAGGGTTATCACCGGCGTGCGATCGCTCACTGGCAGATAAGCCCTGTAAGCATTGATGAGGCCATTCCAGCCCTGATGATGAGTCCTCCTAGAGTCAGGACGGGTGGACGATGTAGAAACGGAGGAAGGATCTAAGCTTAAGGTCACAGTAGCCTACAAACTTTTCAACACAGCAATTCAAAATCTCGTTGAAGTCCTAAGACTGCCAGTGTTGATTTCATAGAGAAATTCATCATCACCAATGGTTAGCAGGGTTAGGGAATCTCGCAACAGAGCTTATATGCCCCCCAGTTTACCGTGTTGATTCCAGCTTTCCATACACTAGGTTGCTTGTGAGCTGCCGCAGCATTGACCCCAAATAGACTCCCAATCGAGACAGTTTTTCATAAACTGACGGATAAATGCACCATATTTGAGGAAATTCGCTATCCTTAGACGCGACCAGGAGGAATTTGCTCGCGAGGCATCGGAACTATGAACCTGACTCAGTTACGCCAACGTCCTCAGTGGCTCATCCTCGGCACAGTCATCCTGGCTGCTGCAATAGGAGGGGCCTTGCGCGTCTTTTCGACTCAGGCACCGCCTGCAACCAGCCGTAATCCTGAACAGCAAGAACAGCCAGCTGAATCGACCGCGTTGTTCCAGTCCCCTATGGTTTCCCTTTCAGATCAGTTCCAGGGAGTCGCGAGTCCTGCAGAGCTGTTGATTTCAACCTCTAGTGAGGAGCGCCTGTCCGCAGTCTCTGCTGGGCGGCTTGATCCATTTGCACCCGTAACCCAAGCCGTTGCAAGGCCCCAGACCGCTCAGTCAACCCCTGCGACAGCCTCAGCAAGTGTTACCCCCGTGCCCGAAGCTGTCGCCACCTCCCAGCCCTTACCAACAGCACCTGTAACGAGTACAACAGCTTTGCCGCCGGTTCCTAATTTTAATGGGGCACCCGCGCCCGCTCCTTTGCCCGCGATTCCCATTGCGGCCAATCCCATTCCAATTCCATCTTTGCCTAACTATGCCGTACCGCTAGATCCTGTCCAGGCAATAGAGTTGAGTGGCGTCGTGCAGATCGGCGATCGCGTGGGGGTCATTGTCCGTGAAGCAAATGGGCAAACCAGCCGCCATATTTTTGCCGGAGATTACCTGGCTGGTGGCCAAGTTTTGGTGAAATCCATCGATTTGTCGGCCCAAGAGCCCTTAGTCATCCTGGAATATCAGGGCCAAGAATATCCTCGCATGGTGGGATCCGGAGGGCAGACGGGCATTTCCTGAAGAATCCAACCCTGAGGACTCAAGCAGTGAGTGCCCTTATGGGGTAAATGCGCCACAATTTAGGCATATCCCTCAACTATTGCCATGGCTACCCAGGCTCAGCGTTCGCTTGACTTAAATGATTCCTACCCTTGTCCAGTGTGCCGACACGGCACAATCCAGGCACTCGTCTTAACAGATGCCTTTGCCTGTGACTTTTGTCGCCACATTCTGTCAGCAGATCTGAAGCAGCAACAGGTTCAAGTGATAGATGGCCCTCAGGCCATTACCTGGGTTTGGGAAGGTCAACGGTGGCGAGTGGCCCACGGAACTCGGCGCGAAGAGGTTTCTAGCCTTATAGTATTCTCGGCTTTGGTTCTAATCATTGTTCCCGCTAGCTTAGTCTGGCTGGCAGGCTTTATTTTTCCACCATTGTCGCCCACTTCGCCCATCACTTTTCCGACCTTATGGGCCTTCTTAACGTTTTTAGCCCACCTGAGTTTGGTGCTTTGGCTAGTTGGCGAGTACTATCAGATTCCCTTTTATGTCGCCACCAAAGTGCGGCTATTTCGGCGGCGATCATCTCCAAGTTCATAAGAGAACGTCGCGCAAATATGACAACTCAGTCGGTTTAACCAAGAGGTGCCAGACGCCGAGGTGCCTCGTTGCGTTCACGGTAAGGCAACGGGAAGCAACCTCAGCAAAATCTGCATCTGTCAACACTTTTTGCCAGCTGTTTGAACTCAGACTAAGGTTCTCCGCATAGTTACGTGCTTAATGCCAAGCTCCTTAAACACATGACCCTCTTGATAAAACCCTAATCTTTCATAAAAAGGAATTGCATGGCACTGTGCAGCCAATACCACCTCATGATGACGGTGCTGTCTGGCAACTTCTAGGAGTTCTTCCATAACGCAACGACCAATACCTTGATTCCGTAAGTGCTTTGCCACAGCAACGCGCCCGATTCTGCCATCAGGCGTTAAACGCCCAGTCCCCACAGCATGCCCTTCGAACAAGGCCAAGACATGCTGAGATACGGGATCATAACGGTCTATCTCAAGGTCGGCAGGAATAAATTGCTCACACACAAAAACGGCATGTCTCACCAAATGAATTGCGCGCTGATTAGCAAAATAGTCAACAGTACTGATCTTAATAACGTGTTGGGTGCTTATCTTAGATAAAGTGCTTACCATCTTCAAAACTTTACTGGTAGATACCAAACTACATTGACCACCTTTTTATCTACATTTCTAAAGGTGGAGCTGCAATCAACTAAGGCAGCTAAGTGAGCCTTCCACGCATGTTAGCCTCCTACAGCAACCAATTGTTGGGTGGCTCAAAAGCGAGGAACGACGACTGCATTGAGGCGCTGCTAATACCATTCAGACTGCAGCAAAGGGTCTATGGTTTTTAGCGGTTGCAGACGTAAAAATACTGCAACCGGTTTGGAAATCGCTACACATCGGGTTCTATTCACAATATTCACTTGTAGACATAACCAATAGCAACCGTTGATTCACAGAATATACCTGGGTTAAGGCGTAGTGCTTATGGGAACTCTTCTAGGTAATTACTAAGAGGTCGACGCACCTAGGAGCAAGCTAGTTCCATCAAATTTCAGCTGATCGAATAAAAATTGTGCTGACCTTGAAAGACATAACTAGATTCAGCAGATTTTTGCCCTGCCTTTCGAAGCTTCAAATATGTCTAAATAAATGTCTGAAGCAGGTGAGAGCTTGCTTACGAAGCCAGCACAGAAGAAATATCGACGGAACCGAAGGTTAAACTCAAGGCAACATTGAGGTTCTCAAGGATTTTTACCAGCCAGCCAACACTGCCCTGGGTAGCTGCTTCATAATGACTGAACAGAATCGATAATCGCCTCTCAAGATAGGGTTTAACCTTGCGACACAGCAAAATAATCTTTAGGAGAAGGCCGGTCGTGAGCAAAGGGCCCAAATTATTGATGAGGTCAATAAATACAAAGTGTTGAGGGCATTGGGGTGAATCTACAACTAAGAAGTTTAAGAGTTGGCTACAAGTACGGACTAGTAAAAAGTCACTGAGGGGGTAATCCTGATTCTGAGGCAAGGTTTGCTCTAGCTGCTGGTAGAGCAGCTTGTTAAATTTACAGTAGCCGTAAGATGGATGAATGGAGGATGTCAAATATTGATACAGGTCATCCTTGAACTCACCAAAGCTAACCGTTTGAGTTTGTCGCAAAAACCGCTGGGCCGAGTCGTAGTAGCTACGACCTGAATCCGCTTTGCCAGCAAACTGGTAAAGAGAAGCGACTAATTCGCGATCGCTCAACAGAGTTGGGTTAGTAATCGGTCGTAAACGCTGCAGTCTCTCGGGAGAGGAAGCCTGCTGTTCTAAACGGTCGCGCCTCACCCGATAGGTGACATATTGGGACAAATTCACCTCAAACTTTTGCTGGGCCTCTGCCTGAATACGACGGATATTGCGCTGATGTTCCTCAGGGCTGTCTTCATTCAACAGGCAGTGCTTGTAAAGGTAGGGGTATCTCTGTATTAGAGTCCCCAGGGGTCGACTTTCGCCACTATTCGTTTCGTTTCCGTTATCAATGAGACGAGCCAACCGCTTAAGCGTAAGGTATTGCTCTGTCTCAGTAAACTTAGCGACAACTTCCCGCAGCTTCCGTACTTGACGCACTCTGGAATACTCTGTAATCGCCCTACTAGAGCCCCTTTCCAGAAGATCAATCAAGTCTGGGACAGCAGACTGCAGCTGCGGACGACCTTGCCAACGGTTAACCAGAATATGGCAGCAACGATTAAGAATGTAATGAAAGTACTGTTCAACCTCTTTAGACGAAACGATTTCATCTAAGGCTGCTACGATGCCGTGGCTGGGATACCCGACACCATCAATGAACAGCGATTGAAACCGATCAATTAGCTGCTGAGGAGCCTCTTGCTCGGCATGAGCCAGCAAGTGATCATAAATCGTCTGCTCCTGAGGGCTTATTGACCGATTATGGTAAGCCGTCCACGTATCCACGGTGTCTGTCACCCCTATACCCAAGCATTAATAACGAACCTGAGTCTTGTCAGTACCTGCTCTGATCGAGATAACTCTCTCAGCTTCCCTATCATTAGAACCACCCCACATACACTCTACAGGAAGCGACTCCTGAAACCGTTAGTTTTTACACCAGATCAGAGCGATAACCCCTACAGGTTACTGCGTAACTCTCTTCAAAGGGAGCACTTTCCAATAAGAATCGGAAAAGCTTTCATGAAGACTCAGCAAAGGTTCTATAAAACTCTATAGCCGTGAGTAGCCGAACATCTTCGCTGTGCTGATGTCCTTAGGGAGCTAGTACATGTTTATCTTGGCATTGTCTTGACTAATAGCATTTGACAAGATGAGCCGGATTTTGTAAACACCTGGGTGCCAAAATCTCAGTAATTCGCCGTTTATCCAAGGGCTCTCGATCAGCCATGGCAGAAAAAATGCCCTCGGAGGCTCCCTGGCCAGGCTAAGACCAGGCTGCAGAATCGTGGCTGGGCCATCTAGAGTTTTGACGGCGTTCCCCTGTACTGTGAAGCGTGGGTAATGCTGTTGATGCTATCGGGAGGAGGCAACCTTGACTTTTCAGGTTTCGTTGCAACGTTTAGCCCAAATCACCAGGGCAACGCTGAAGATGGAGCCGGGGGGTGCATCTGATCAGGAGATCGCCCTAGGCGTTTCAACAGATACCCGGTTTTTAGCACCGCAAGATGTTTTTCTCGCCCTGCGGGGAGAGCGGTTTGATGGGCATACTTTTGTTCACCAGGCGATGGAGCAGGGCGCAATAGGTGCGATTGTAGATGACCCGACCCTGGCAACAAAACCCCAACTACTCGTTAAGGACACTTTGGTCGCTTATCAGGCGATCGCACGGTGGTGGCGTCAGACATTAAACACACCGATAGTGGCGATTACGGGCTCCGTCGGCAAAACAACCACTAAGGAACTGGTTGCCGCAGCATTATCAACCCAGGGCTCTGTTTTAAAGACTCAAGCCAACTACAACAACGAGATTGGCGTTCCTAAAACGTTGCTGGAGCTAACGAAATCCCACAGGTATGGCGTGATTGAAATGGGTATGCGGGCTCGTGGAGAAATTTCGGTGTTAACCCAAATTGCTGAGCCTAACGTTGCCGTGATTACCAATGTCGGCACTGCGCACATCGGGCGATTAGGCTCTGAACAGGCGATCGCAGAGGCTAAGTGTGAACTGTTGGCAGAGCTGCCGTCTACCGGCATTGCGGTGCTAAATCACGACAATGCACGCTTGATGAATACGGCCAGAGGCATCTGGTCAGGATCGCACATTACGTTTGGTCTTGAGGGCGGTGACGTACGGGGACGCCTGCTGGATGCTGAACATTTAGACGTGAATGGGGTAACGTTACCGTTACCCCTACCGGGGAGACACAATGCAGTTAACTTTCTGGCAGCGATCGCGGTGATGGAAGCCTTTGGACTGGATTGGAGTGGTTTGC from Leptolyngbya sp. SIO1E4 includes these protein-coding regions:
- the ilvC gene encoding ketol-acid reductoisomerase, with the translated sequence MARMYYDSDANLDLLNGKTVAIIGYGSQGHAHALNLKDSGVNVIVGLYEGSRSIAKAESEGLTVKPVADAAKLADWIMILLPDEVQKHIYKEAIAPNLEAGNVLFFAHGFNINFGQIVPPADIDVAMVAPKGPGHLVRRTYTEGQGVPCLFAVYQDATGQARDRAMAYAKGIGGTRAGILETTFREETETDLFGEQVVLCGGLSELIKSGFETLVNAGYQPELAYFECLHEVKLIVDLVVEGGLATMRDSISNTAEYGDYTRGPRIITDETRAEMKKILNEIQTGQFAREFVLENQSGNAGFTAMRRREAEHPIEEVGKDLRAMFSWLKKV
- the typA gene encoding translational GTPase TypA, yielding MTLPIRNVAIIAHVDHGKTTLVDALLMQSGIFREGEAVPDCVMDSNDLERERGITILSKNTAVRYKDTLINIVDTPGHADFGGEVERVLGMVDGCILIVDANEGPMPQTRFVLKKALEKGLRPIVVLNKIDRPQADPHNAIDKVLDLFLELGADDDQCEFPYLYASGLSGFAKKELDDEGKDMQPLFEAVLDHVPPPIGDPEKPLQLQVTTLDYSEYLGRIVIGKVHNGTIHLGQQAVLINREGQAVKSKISKLLGFEGLQRIEIEQASAGQIVAIAGFSDANIGETIACPENPEALPLISVDEPTLGMTFAVNDSPFAGKEGKFVTSRQLRDRLMRELETNVALRVTETDSPDRFSVSGRGELHLGILIENMRREGYEFQVSQPQVIFREISGQPCEPYELLVLDVPEDGVGGCMERLGQRRGEMQDMRITGNGRSTLEFVIPARGLIGFRGEFMRLTRGEGLMNHSFLEYRQMTGEVETRRNGVLVAFEEGTATFYALKNAEDRGVFFITPGTKVYKGMIIGENNRPQDLELNVCKTKQLTNHRSATGDELVQLQTPIDMSLERALEYISSDEMVEVTPESIRLRKISKKLAKR
- a CDS encoding ATP-dependent zinc protease, which produces MYLSPISEPPPRSKVETIIGWREWLSLPDLNVAQIKAKVDTGARSSALHAFDIEYFNQDDCSMVHFKMHPLQRNTSFTVEATAAVLGKRPVRNSGGQTQDRPVIRTLVCLGGQQWPIELTLTNRDVMGFRMLLGREAIRHRFLVDSGDSYFLSPSDPFARRNAAIDLPNLS
- the rimK gene encoding 30S ribosomal protein S6--L-glutamate ligase, with the translated sequence MRIVILSRDSTLYSTRRLHEAGDKRGHETRVIDPMRCYIDITSRRPKVLYQGKPLEDVDAIIPRIGASNTFYGTAVVRQFEIMGVFTANESQAISRSRDKLRSLQVLARQGVGLPVTGFAHSTQDIDGLIELVGGAPLVIKLLEGTQGIGVVLAETYQAAKSVIEAFRGLDANILVQEYIQEAGGADIRCFIVGSKVIAAMKRQGAPGEFRSNLHRGGSAIRVKLTPEERSTAVRAAKAMGLRIAGVDLLRSNHGPVVMEVNSSPGLEGIETATGIDIAGKIIGYVEQRAGADETHDRIQY
- a CDS encoding threonine synthase, translating into MTLSLDPSSVSTSSTRPDSRRTHHQGWNGLINAYRAYLPVSDRTPVITLNEGNTPLIPAPAIAARIGRQVQVYVKYDGLNPTGSFKDRGMTMAVSKAKEAGSEAVICASTGNTSAAAAAYAAKGGMRAYVVVPDGYIALGKLAQALLYGAEVLAIQGNFDDALVMVRQLAASQPVALVNSVNPFRLEGQKTAAFELVDALGDAPDWLCIPVGNAGNITAYWMGFCEYHQQNRCRQLPRMMGFQAAGASPLVHGQPVATPETLATAIRIGNPASWKQAIAVQEASQGEFNAVSDDEILAAYRLLAREEGIFCEPASAASVAGLLKVKDQVPEGATVVCVLTGNGLKDPTCAIDHCQSEVKTGIPANLDALVKAMGL
- a CDS encoding GNAT family N-acetyltransferase; the encoded protein is MVSTLSKISTQHVIKISTVDYFANQRAIHLVRHAVFVCEQFIPADLEIDRYDPVSQHVLALFEGHAVGTGRLTPDGRIGRVAVAKHLRNQGIGRCVMEELLEVARQHRHHEVVLAAQCHAIPFYERLGFYQEGHVFKELGIKHVTMRRTLV
- a CDS encoding UDP-N-acetylmuramoyl-tripeptide--D-alanyl-D-alanine ligase, coding for MEPGGASDQEIALGVSTDTRFLAPQDVFLALRGERFDGHTFVHQAMEQGAIGAIVDDPTLATKPQLLVKDTLVAYQAIARWWRQTLNTPIVAITGSVGKTTTKELVAAALSTQGSVLKTQANYNNEIGVPKTLLELTKSHRYGVIEMGMRARGEISVLTQIAEPNVAVITNVGTAHIGRLGSEQAIAEAKCELLAELPSTGIAVLNHDNARLMNTARGIWSGSHITFGLEGGDVRGRLLDAEHLDVNGVTLPLPLPGRHNAVNFLAAIAVMEAFGLDWSGLQRGLSVDLPSGRSRRVTLPNDIVILDETYNAGVESMTAALHLLAATPGKRHIAVLGTMKELGDHSLALHQQVGAVVKSLQLDNLLTLADAPETEALTRGATPMAVEQFYDPAALLERLKHLIRPGDRVLFKASHSVKLDQILTDFQASRLP